From Segatella copri, the proteins below share one genomic window:
- the gyrB gene encoding DNA topoisomerase (ATP-hydrolyzing) subunit B, whose protein sequence is MAENQNNANNYSASNIQVLEGLEAVRKRPAMYIGDISEKGLHHLVNETVDNSIDEAMAGYCTDIEVTINEDNSITVEDNGRGIPVDMHEKLHKSALEVVMTVLHAGGKFDKGSYKVSGGLHGVGVSCVNALSTHMLSQVFRGGKIYQQEYEKGKPLYPVKVVGETNKRGTRQQFWPDPTIFTHTVYKWDIIANRMRELAFLNAGIKITLKDLRPDEEGKTKEQVFHAKDGLKEFVRYVDRHRTHLFDDVIYLKTEKQGIPIEIAVMYNTDYSENIHSYVNNINTIEGGTHLTGFRMALTRTLKAYAEADPTISKQIEKAKVEIAPEDFREGLTAVISIKVAEPQFEGQTKTKLGNSEVQGAVQQAVNEALSDYLEEHPDEAKRICEKVVLAATARIAARKARESVQRKNFMTGGGLPGKLADCSMKDPKECEIFLVEGDSAGGSAKQGRDRFRQAILPLRGKILNVEKVQWHKVFEAESVMNIIQSIGVRFGVDGEDSKEANTDKLRYDKIIIMTDADVDGSHIDTLIMTLFYRFMPKVIEEGHLYIATPPLYKCTYRSKVSEYCYTEQQRQAFIDKYGDGLEDKNIHTQRYKGLGEMNPEQLWETTMDPSTRLLKQVTIENAAQADEIFSMLMGDDVEPRREFIEQNATYANIDA, encoded by the coding sequence ATGGCAGAAAATCAAAACAACGCAAATAATTACTCTGCGAGTAACATTCAGGTTCTGGAAGGCCTGGAAGCTGTTCGCAAACGTCCGGCGATGTATATTGGTGACATCTCCGAGAAGGGTCTTCATCACTTGGTAAACGAGACAGTAGACAACTCTATTGACGAAGCAATGGCGGGCTACTGTACCGACATCGAAGTTACCATCAACGAAGACAACTCTATCACCGTAGAAGACAATGGTCGTGGTATCCCTGTGGATATGCACGAGAAACTACATAAATCAGCCCTCGAAGTCGTTATGACCGTGCTTCACGCAGGTGGTAAGTTCGACAAGGGTTCTTACAAGGTATCTGGCGGTTTACATGGTGTGGGTGTAAGTTGTGTGAATGCACTTTCTACCCACATGTTGTCACAGGTGTTCCGTGGCGGCAAAATCTACCAGCAGGAATATGAGAAGGGTAAGCCTCTCTATCCGGTTAAGGTGGTAGGTGAGACCAACAAGCGCGGTACACGCCAGCAGTTCTGGCCAGATCCAACCATCTTTACTCACACCGTCTACAAATGGGATATCATCGCCAACCGTATGCGCGAGTTAGCTTTCCTTAATGCAGGCATCAAGATTACCTTGAAAGATTTGCGCCCTGACGAGGAAGGTAAGACCAAGGAGCAGGTTTTCCACGCTAAGGATGGTTTGAAGGAATTCGTCCGTTACGTAGACCGTCACCGCACTCATCTCTTCGATGATGTTATTTATCTGAAGACAGAGAAGCAGGGTATTCCTATCGAGATTGCTGTGATGTACAATACTGATTACTCAGAGAACATCCACTCATACGTTAACAACATCAACACCATTGAAGGTGGTACCCACCTGACTGGTTTCCGTATGGCGTTGACCCGCACCTTGAAGGCTTACGCAGAAGCTGACCCAACCATCTCTAAGCAGATTGAAAAGGCAAAAGTAGAGATTGCACCAGAAGACTTCCGCGAGGGTCTTACTGCCGTTATCTCCATCAAGGTAGCTGAACCTCAGTTTGAGGGACAGACCAAGACCAAGCTCGGTAACAGCGAGGTACAGGGTGCCGTTCAGCAGGCTGTAAACGAGGCTTTGTCTGATTACCTGGAGGAGCATCCAGACGAGGCTAAGCGCATCTGCGAAAAGGTTGTCCTGGCTGCTACTGCCCGCATCGCTGCCCGCAAGGCACGTGAGAGCGTACAGCGCAAGAACTTCATGACAGGTGGTGGTCTTCCTGGTAAACTTGCCGATTGTTCAATGAAGGACCCTAAGGAATGCGAAATCTTCCTCGTCGAGGGTGATTCCGCCGGTGGTTCTGCCAAGCAGGGTCGCGACCGTTTCCGTCAGGCTATTCTCCCATTGCGTGGTAAGATTCTGAACGTAGAAAAGGTACAGTGGCACAAGGTATTCGAAGCGGAGTCTGTCATGAACATCATCCAGAGTATCGGTGTCCGTTTCGGTGTAGACGGCGAAGACAGCAAGGAGGCTAATACAGACAAGTTGCGTTACGACAAGATTATTATCATGACCGATGCCGACGTCGATGGTTCTCACATCGACACACTGATTATGACACTCTTCTATCGTTTCATGCCAAAGGTTATCGAAGAAGGCCATCTGTATATCGCTACCCCACCACTCTACAAGTGTACTTATCGCAGCAAGGTAAGCGAATATTGCTATACAGAACAGCAGCGCCAAGCATTCATCGACAAGTATGGAGATGGATTAGAAGACAAGAACATCCACACCCAGCGATACAAAGGTTTGGGTGAGATGAACCCAGAGCAGCTTTGGGAAACCACTATGGACCCATCTACACGCTTGCTCAAACAGGTTACTATCGAGAACGCAGCCCAGGCTGATGAGATCTTCTCTATGTTGATGGGTGATGATGTGGAACCACGCCGCGAATTTATCGAGCAGAATGCCACATACGCAAACATCGACGCTTAA
- the rpsT gene encoding 30S ribosomal protein S20, protein MANHKSSIKRIRQDKKKVLHNKYYAKTMRNAVRKLRNMSDKEEAAKLYPTVQKLLDKLAKINVIHDNKAANLKSGLTKHIAKLA, encoded by the coding sequence ATGGCAAATCACAAATCATCAATCAAGAGAATCCGTCAGGACAAGAAGAAGGTTTTGCACAATAAGTATTATGCAAAGACTATGCGCAATGCTGTCCGCAAGTTGCGCAACATGTCTGACAAGGAAGAGGCTGCAAAGCTCTATCCTACAGTTCAGAAGCTTTTAGACAAGTTGGCTAAGATCAACGTTATCCACGACAACAAGGCTGCAAACTTGAAGTCTGGTCTTACAAAGCACATCGCTAAGTTGGCCTAA
- the ftsZ gene encoding cell division protein FtsZ, with translation MLDNGNTPHILDFGEPEKENSIIKVIGVGGGGGNAVNHMYREGIHDVSFVLCNTDNQALNDSPVPVHLQLGKEGLGAGNKPAKARQAAEETLEDIKNMLNDGTKMAFITAGMGGGTGTGAAPVIARVSKELGILTVGIVTIPFRFEGPKKIDQALDGVEEMSKHVDALLVINNERLRQIYPDLAVLDAFGKADDTLSVAAKSIAEIITVHGLINLDFNDVKTVLKDGGVAIMSTGYGEGEGRVKKAIEDALNSPLLNDNDVFNSKKILLSIAFASEKKDNPGLTMDEMNDVNDFMEKFGDDFELKWGLAIDPELGSRVKVTVLATGFGLEDVEGMNRHLKKHTEEESRRLAEEEEKRAEREDRRKRYYGSDGNTTQYKRHPHIFLFRQEDLDNEDVILQVENTPTYKRTRQTLEEIRNIASGNTEPKEDNNDDASSVQGVISFA, from the coding sequence ATGCTAGATAATGGAAACACTCCTCATATCCTTGACTTTGGGGAGCCAGAAAAAGAAAATAGCATCATCAAGGTGATTGGTGTTGGTGGTGGCGGTGGAAATGCCGTCAACCACATGTATCGCGAAGGTATCCACGACGTTAGCTTCGTGCTCTGCAACACCGACAACCAGGCGCTTAACGACTCACCAGTACCTGTACACCTGCAGTTAGGTAAGGAAGGTCTGGGTGCAGGTAACAAACCTGCCAAGGCACGCCAGGCTGCCGAAGAGACCCTTGAGGATATCAAGAATATGCTCAACGATGGAACCAAGATGGCATTCATCACAGCAGGTATGGGTGGTGGTACCGGTACAGGTGCAGCACCTGTCATCGCCAGAGTAAGTAAGGAGTTAGGCATTCTTACCGTTGGTATCGTAACCATTCCTTTCCGTTTCGAAGGTCCAAAGAAGATTGACCAGGCATTGGATGGTGTGGAGGAAATGTCAAAGCATGTAGATGCCTTGCTGGTAATCAACAACGAACGTCTCCGCCAGATTTATCCAGACCTTGCCGTTCTCGATGCCTTCGGCAAAGCAGACGACACCTTGAGTGTGGCTGCCAAGAGTATCGCTGAAATCATTACAGTACATGGTCTCATCAACCTCGACTTCAATGACGTGAAGACCGTACTGAAGGATGGTGGTGTGGCTATCATGAGTACAGGTTACGGCGAGGGAGAAGGAAGAGTGAAGAAGGCAATAGAAGATGCCTTGAACTCACCACTCCTTAACGATAATGACGTATTCAACTCAAAGAAGATTCTGCTCAGCATCGCATTTGCAAGCGAGAAGAAGGATAATCCAGGCTTGACCATGGACGAGATGAATGATGTCAACGACTTTATGGAGAAATTCGGCGACGACTTCGAATTGAAATGGGGTCTTGCCATTGACCCTGAATTGGGAAGCCGCGTAAAGGTAACCGTTCTTGCAACCGGTTTTGGACTCGAGGATGTAGAGGGCATGAACCGCCATCTCAAGAAGCATACGGAGGAAGAATCTCGCCGTCTCGCTGAAGAAGAGGAGAAACGTGCTGAAAGAGAAGACCGCCGCAAGCGCTATTATGGCAGCGATGGCAATACAACCCAGTACAAGCGTCACCCGCACATTTTCCTGTTCCGCCAGGAAGATCTTGACAACGAGGATGTCATCCTACAGGTTGAAAACACGCCAACCTATAAGCGTACCCGACAGACTCTGGAAGAGATCCGCAATATTGCTTCTGGCAACACAGAGCCAAAAGAAGACAATAACGATGATGCTTCTTCTGTACAGGGCGTCATCAGTTTTGCCTAA
- a CDS encoding uracil-DNA glycosylase, with protein MDVKIEESWRQHIEGEFDKQYFVDLTNFVKEEYLRTPCYPPGRLIFNAFNLCPFDDVKVVIIGQDPYHEPGQAMGLSFSVPDGITFPPSLINIFKEIQMDLGTPMPATGDLTRWAKQGVLLLNATLTVRAHQAASHQRKGWEEFTDAAIKALSKDKEHLVFILWGGYARSKAKLIDTSKHLILESVHPSPLSANRGGWFGNHHFSRCNAYLQQNGIAPIQW; from the coding sequence ATGGACGTAAAGATAGAAGAAAGTTGGAGACAGCATATAGAAGGAGAGTTTGACAAGCAATATTTTGTTGACCTCACAAACTTCGTGAAAGAGGAATACCTGCGTACGCCCTGTTATCCTCCTGGTCGCTTGATTTTCAATGCCTTCAATCTCTGTCCTTTTGATGATGTAAAGGTAGTGATTATCGGACAGGATCCTTACCATGAGCCGGGTCAGGCGATGGGACTGAGTTTCTCTGTGCCAGATGGAATCACTTTTCCACCATCATTGATTAATATATTCAAGGAGATTCAGATGGATCTCGGTACTCCGATGCCAGCTACGGGCGATTTAACCCGCTGGGCAAAGCAGGGAGTACTGCTTCTCAACGCCACGTTGACCGTTCGTGCCCATCAGGCAGCGAGCCATCAGCGCAAAGGCTGGGAGGAGTTTACCGATGCTGCCATCAAGGCGCTCAGCAAGGATAAGGAGCACCTGGTGTTTATCCTTTGGGGCGGTTATGCCCGAAGCAAGGCGAAACTCATCGATACGAGCAAGCATCTGATATTGGAGAGCGTGCATCCTTCGCCATTATCAGCCAATAGAGGCGGCTGGTTTGGCAATCATCATTTCTCCCGCTGCAATGCATATCTGCAGCAGAACGGAATTGCGCCTATCCAATGGTAG
- the recO gene encoding DNA repair protein RecO: protein MEIKTSAIVLQTIKYGDSQLIVDFFTEKLGRLSFMVRVPKSSKGKIKRQLFQPFMVLNLEFDYRPKSNLQRLRDVSILIPFVDIPFSPYKLGISMFLAELLSYATRHEQANGVLYLFVQNSIEWLDRAKGSIGNFHIVFMIQLSFHLGFMPNIESGMSGDYFDLVDGCFVAHVPSHVHYLNKEDSMRLVSLLRLEYKTMHLYTMSRIERNRCVEVILEYYKLHLPGFPEMKSFAVLQELFA from the coding sequence ATGGAGATAAAAACTAGTGCTATCGTGTTGCAAACCATCAAGTATGGAGACTCTCAACTTATCGTGGATTTCTTCACCGAAAAGTTGGGAAGACTCTCTTTTATGGTGCGTGTACCTAAGTCATCGAAGGGAAAGATAAAACGGCAACTTTTCCAACCGTTCATGGTCTTGAATCTCGAATTTGATTATCGCCCTAAGTCAAATCTGCAGCGTCTTAGAGATGTCTCGATTCTGATTCCATTTGTTGATATCCCTTTTTCTCCATACAAACTGGGCATTTCCATGTTCTTGGCAGAACTGCTTTCGTATGCCACCCGTCATGAGCAGGCTAATGGCGTGCTCTATCTTTTCGTACAGAACAGTATCGAATGGTTAGACCGGGCTAAAGGTTCTATTGGTAATTTCCATATTGTCTTTATGATACAGCTGTCTTTTCATTTAGGCTTTATGCCCAATATAGAAAGCGGTATGTCTGGCGATTATTTTGATTTGGTAGATGGATGTTTTGTTGCTCATGTTCCTTCCCACGTACATTATTTAAATAAGGAAGATTCTATGCGGCTTGTGTCTTTGCTTCGTTTAGAGTATAAAACAATGCACCTCTACACAATGTCCCGTATCGAACGGAACAGGTGTGTAGAGGTGATATTGGAGTATTATAAACTTCATTTGCCAGGTTTCCCGGAAATGAAGAGTTTTGCTGTTCTTCAGGAACTGTTTGCTTAG
- the ftsA gene encoding cell division protein FtsA: MPKEFIVAIELGSSKMTGIAGQKNLDGSITVLATVEEDSSSCIRKGVIYNIDKTCQCLTNIIKKLKNILKQDIVQVYVGVGGRSIRSIKNVIVKDLPGNTIISQEMINELMDINRNMTYPDQEILDAATQEYKIDNQYQIDPVGIQCNHLEGIFLNILWRKNFYNNINTCFENANIPIAEMYLAPLAMADSVLTDSEKRAGCMLVDLGADTTTVSVYYKGILRHLSVIPLGGGNVTKDLTCLQIEEPDAEKMKLKYAKAYTDINNIDPTLNYPIDKDRVVESKKFIEIVEARVEEIVENAWFQIPVEFSDKLLGGIILTGGGSNMPEIDKVFKTHTHIDKVRIAKFVSQTVNSKDPKITNHDGTMNTVLGLLAKGDMNCAGEEIGTDLFSNSAEKPLAAEQHKAPRNPNETAGKGVVLTAAEKAAADEAARKQKELEEAEARLLAEKEAEEEEKKRKENSLIHKMMRGFKKFVKDTISEEE, translated from the coding sequence ATGCCAAAGGAATTTATTGTAGCTATCGAACTTGGCTCATCTAAGATGACAGGTATAGCAGGTCAGAAGAATTTGGACGGCAGCATCACCGTACTTGCCACCGTAGAGGAAGATTCATCTTCTTGCATCAGAAAGGGTGTGATCTATAACATTGACAAAACCTGCCAATGTTTGACCAACATCATCAAGAAGTTGAAAAATATACTGAAACAAGATATCGTCCAGGTCTATGTAGGCGTGGGCGGTCGCTCTATACGCAGTATCAAGAACGTCATTGTCAAAGATCTCCCAGGTAACACCATCATCTCACAAGAGATGATCAATGAACTGATGGATATCAACCGCAACATGACCTATCCGGACCAGGAAATTCTGGATGCTGCAACTCAGGAATACAAGATAGACAACCAATACCAGATAGACCCTGTAGGAATACAGTGTAACCATCTGGAAGGCATCTTCCTGAATATACTTTGGCGCAAGAACTTCTATAACAATATCAATACCTGTTTTGAGAATGCCAACATTCCAATTGCAGAAATGTATCTCGCTCCTTTGGCTATGGCTGACAGCGTATTGACAGACTCTGAAAAGCGTGCAGGATGTATGCTTGTTGACTTGGGTGCCGACACGACAACCGTTTCTGTATATTATAAAGGTATACTCCGTCATCTCTCTGTCATCCCATTGGGCGGCGGCAACGTGACCAAAGACTTAACTTGTCTTCAGATTGAAGAGCCTGATGCAGAAAAGATGAAGCTCAAGTATGCCAAGGCTTATACCGATATCAACAATATCGACCCAACCCTGAACTACCCTATCGACAAGGATAGAGTGGTTGAAAGCAAGAAGTTCATCGAAATCGTAGAAGCACGCGTAGAGGAAATCGTAGAAAACGCATGGTTCCAGATTCCTGTGGAATTCTCAGATAAGCTGTTGGGTGGTATCATCCTTACAGGTGGCGGCAGCAACATGCCTGAGATCGATAAGGTTTTCAAGACACATACCCACATCGACAAGGTACGCATCGCCAAGTTTGTTTCTCAAACTGTCAACTCCAAGGATCCTAAGATTACCAACCACGATGGTACAATGAACACCGTATTGGGACTCTTGGCTAAGGGTGACATGAATTGTGCTGGTGAAGAAATCGGCACAGATCTCTTCAGCAATTCAGCAGAGAAACCACTTGCAGCCGAGCAGCACAAGGCTCCAAGAAATCCTAACGAGACAGCCGGCAAGGGCGTGGTTCTGACGGCGGCTGAAAAAGCGGCTGCTGATGAGGCAGCCCGCAAGCAGAAAGAACTGGAAGAAGCAGAGGCAAGACTTCTGGCTGAAAAAGAAGCAGAAGAGGAAGAAAAGAAACGCAAGGAAAACAGTCTCATCCATAAAATGATGAGAGGTTTCAAGAAGTTTGTGAAAGATACCATTTCTGAGGAAGAATAA
- a CDS encoding glycoside hydrolase family 95 protein: MKHLLISCLLLSAAGTLQAAPKSNIPPLKLWYNKPATAFEESLPIGNGKLGALIYGGANNDSIYLNDITLWTGKPVNREEGGDAYKWIPKIREALFKEDYKAADSLQLHVQGHNSEYYQPLAIINIKDANKGQFSNYKRELSLDNAMATLSYTREGIKYQREYFASHPDKMIAIRLTASQKKAINCDISLTSLIPHQVKASNKQLTITGHAMGKPENSTHFCSILSIKNQDGTITASDSTLHLQDVSEAVIYLVNETSYNGFDKHPVKEGAPYIEKVNDNAWHLVNYTYPELKQRHITDYQNIFNRAKFALKGAKFDNRRTTDQQLFDYTEKEEQNPYLEMLYFQYGRYLLISCSRTPGIPANLQGLWAPARKSPWRGNYTININLEENYWPAEVTNMSELVMPVDGLVKAMSVTGKYTAKHYYGIENGWCGGHNTDAWAMTNPVGTKKESPKWSNWNMGGAWLVQTLWDHYDYTRDKEYLRKTAYPLMKGAADFMLDWMIENPKKPGELITAPCTSPEAEYITDKGYQGCSFYGGTADLAILRELFKNTLKGAQILGIDQAYQAKLQEAINRLHPYQIGKRGNLQEWYYDWDDQDWHHRHQSHLLGLHPFYQISLDKTPDLAAAAAKTLEIKGDFSTGWSTGWRISLWARLHRADKSYSMIRKLLNYVHPGNYNNPKNRPSGGTYPNLFDAHPPFQIDGNFGGTAGICEMLMQCDGETMHLLPALPKEWPAGEIKGIKARGNYEIDLVWNNGKVSKVSITSKNAGNLTVKYNGKLKALSFKAGETKLIK; the protein is encoded by the coding sequence ATGAAACATTTACTTATCTCTTGCCTATTACTCTCTGCAGCAGGCACACTTCAGGCTGCCCCGAAGAGTAATATTCCACCGCTGAAGCTTTGGTACAATAAGCCGGCTACAGCCTTTGAAGAATCGCTACCTATCGGTAACGGCAAGTTAGGTGCATTGATTTATGGTGGAGCCAACAATGACTCTATCTATCTCAACGACATCACCTTGTGGACAGGAAAGCCTGTCAATCGCGAGGAAGGAGGGGATGCCTACAAATGGATACCTAAGATCCGCGAGGCTCTGTTCAAAGAGGATTACAAGGCAGCCGATTCTCTACAACTGCATGTACAAGGACACAATTCAGAATATTATCAGCCACTTGCCATCATCAATATCAAAGATGCAAATAAAGGACAATTCAGCAACTACAAGCGCGAATTGAGCCTTGACAACGCTATGGCTACATTGAGTTATACAAGAGAGGGAATAAAATACCAGCGAGAGTATTTCGCATCACATCCGGACAAGATGATTGCTATTCGCCTGACAGCTTCCCAGAAGAAAGCCATCAACTGCGATATCTCTCTCACCTCTCTAATTCCTCATCAGGTAAAAGCTTCCAATAAGCAGCTCACCATCACGGGGCATGCTATGGGAAAGCCTGAGAACAGTACCCACTTCTGCTCCATCCTCAGCATCAAGAACCAGGACGGAACCATTACAGCCTCTGATTCTACTCTCCATCTGCAGGACGTAAGCGAAGCGGTTATCTATTTAGTGAATGAAACCAGCTACAACGGATTCGACAAGCATCCTGTAAAAGAAGGAGCTCCATATATTGAAAAGGTTAACGACAATGCCTGGCACTTGGTCAACTATACCTATCCAGAGTTAAAACAGCGTCATATAACCGACTATCAGAACATCTTCAACCGTGCCAAGTTTGCACTCAAGGGAGCTAAGTTCGACAACAGACGAACCACCGACCAGCAACTCTTTGATTACACAGAGAAAGAAGAGCAAAATCCTTACCTGGAAATGCTATACTTCCAATATGGAAGATATCTTCTGATCAGCTGTTCGAGAACTCCCGGCATTCCGGCCAATCTTCAGGGTCTTTGGGCTCCGGCACGAAAATCTCCTTGGCGTGGAAACTACACCATCAACATCAACCTGGAAGAAAACTATTGGCCAGCAGAAGTTACCAATATGTCTGAACTAGTAATGCCTGTAGACGGACTGGTGAAAGCCATGTCTGTAACAGGAAAATATACAGCAAAGCACTATTATGGAATTGAAAATGGCTGGTGCGGTGGACACAACACTGATGCATGGGCGATGACAAACCCAGTTGGAACCAAGAAAGAAAGTCCTAAGTGGAGCAACTGGAACATGGGAGGGGCCTGGCTTGTACAAACCTTATGGGATCACTACGATTACACCCGCGATAAGGAATATCTGCGCAAGACAGCCTATCCATTGATGAAAGGTGCAGCAGACTTCATGCTTGACTGGATGATAGAGAACCCAAAGAAGCCGGGCGAACTGATTACTGCCCCTTGCACTTCACCAGAGGCTGAATATATCACCGACAAGGGCTATCAAGGCTGCAGTTTCTATGGAGGTACCGCCGATCTTGCCATCTTGAGAGAATTGTTTAAAAACACACTCAAAGGTGCTCAGATCCTCGGTATTGATCAAGCTTATCAGGCAAAGTTACAGGAGGCTATCAATCGTCTCCACCCTTATCAGATAGGAAAGCGAGGCAACCTGCAGGAATGGTATTACGATTGGGATGACCAGGATTGGCATCATCGCCACCAGTCACACCTCCTCGGGTTACACCCATTCTATCAGATTTCATTAGATAAGACCCCTGATTTAGCTGCAGCTGCTGCCAAGACTCTTGAGATAAAAGGAGACTTCTCTACCGGTTGGAGCACAGGATGGCGCATCAGTTTATGGGCTCGCCTGCACAGAGCAGACAAGTCATATTCTATGATCAGGAAATTGCTTAACTATGTACATCCGGGCAATTACAACAATCCGAAGAATCGCCCTTCAGGAGGAACCTATCCAAATCTCTTCGATGCTCACCCACCATTCCAGATTGATGGCAACTTCGGAGGCACAGCAGGTATATGTGAGATGCTGATGCAATGCGATGGCGAGACTATGCATCTTCTTCCTGCTCTACCTAAAGAATGGCCAGCAGGCGAAATTAAGGGTATCAAAGCGCGAGGAAACTACGAGATTGATCTCGTATGGAACAATGGAAAAGTCAGCAAAGTTTCCATCACCAGCAAGAATGCCGGTAACCTGACCGTCAAGTATAATGGTAAGTTGAAAGCATTAAGTTTCAAGGCTGGCGAAACAAAACTCATAAAATAG
- a CDS encoding DUF3109 family protein, with translation MKKDELRILQVGNVLVSPDIITEKFCCDLDACKGECCIEGDAGAPVTLDEIMEIENALDVVWDDLSASAQAIIDKQGVAYTDIEGDLVTSIVNGKDCVFTCYQDLKDLGDGHTISNCCLCALERAYREGKSKFKKPISCALYPIRAKDFGNEVYGINYNKWRICKDAIKKGEELNLPVYKFLEGPLVEKFGKEWYDELCEVAEQVLADLED, from the coding sequence ATGAAGAAAGACGAACTGCGTATTCTGCAGGTGGGCAACGTATTGGTTTCACCTGATATTATCACCGAAAAATTCTGTTGCGACCTTGATGCCTGCAAGGGCGAGTGCTGCATCGAAGGCGATGCGGGAGCTCCTGTTACCCTGGATGAAATCATGGAGATAGAGAATGCGCTCGATGTAGTTTGGGATGATCTCTCAGCTTCTGCCCAGGCTATCATTGATAAGCAGGGTGTGGCTTATACCGATATTGAAGGCGATTTGGTAACGAGCATTGTGAATGGTAAGGATTGTGTGTTTACCTGCTATCAGGACTTGAAAGATTTAGGCGATGGACATACGATTTCTAACTGTTGTCTCTGTGCTCTGGAGCGTGCTTATCGCGAAGGAAAGTCGAAGTTCAAGAAGCCTATCTCCTGTGCCTTGTATCCTATACGTGCCAAGGATTTCGGCAACGAGGTGTATGGCATCAACTATAACAAATGGCGTATATGCAAGGATGCCATCAAGAAAGGAGAGGAGTTGAATCTTCCGGTTTATAAGTTCTTGGAGGGTCCGTTGGTAGAGAAATTCGGCAAGGAATGGTATGATGAGCTTTGCGAAGTGGCAGAGCAAGTACTTGCGGATTTGGAAGATTAA
- a CDS encoding alpha-L-rhamnosidase N-terminal domain-containing protein yields MRYFTILIFTTLWVLNSYAQEFGTHWVSYPFPNDSSEILYRKIYHLDQKPLKAEISMASGGNTRLYINERNVTPSIFNEGARDSILLMQSTDISRYLKKGENIIAVWYAPGRTRSKSKQLSLEFYGWYTDSVPFYHKADETWWCKPLKGCSYNEKEHFDNRIYTTEWKSAEYQSSGWVHPTGAFNDTVKYIFVDQLPYLTQNKLQMVLEPYEEEFDHQGCRIDFGRPFRGTIRLTIRNASKGTTLHINGNQYVCSGEMDEQAYYRIHAEHQKDFVITWDKGFRRSNITNIEGLEISE; encoded by the coding sequence ATGAGATATTTTACAATTCTCATCTTTACAACTCTCTGGGTACTGAATTCCTATGCACAGGAATTCGGTACCCATTGGGTATCATACCCATTCCCCAACGATTCTTCTGAGATATTATACAGGAAAATCTATCATCTTGACCAAAAGCCTTTAAAGGCTGAGATAAGCATGGCAAGTGGAGGAAATACCCGTCTATACATCAACGAAAGAAATGTTACGCCAAGCATTTTCAACGAAGGAGCCAGAGACAGCATCCTTCTGATGCAATCTACAGATATCTCCAGATATCTGAAAAAGGGAGAGAATATCATCGCAGTCTGGTATGCACCAGGAAGAACAAGAAGCAAAAGCAAACAACTGTCATTGGAATTTTATGGCTGGTATACTGACTCTGTTCCTTTTTATCATAAAGCAGACGAAACATGGTGGTGCAAACCGCTGAAGGGGTGCAGTTACAACGAAAAAGAACACTTTGATAATAGAATATACACTACTGAGTGGAAATCGGCTGAATACCAATCTTCAGGATGGGTTCATCCGACAGGTGCCTTCAATGATACGGTAAAGTATATCTTTGTAGACCAGCTGCCATACCTCACCCAGAACAAACTTCAAATGGTATTAGAACCATACGAGGAGGAATTCGATCATCAGGGATGCCGTATAGACTTCGGGCGTCCGTTCCGTGGAACCATCCGGCTCACGATACGCAATGCCAGCAAAGGAACAACACTTCATATTAACGGAAACCAATATGTATGCAGTGGCGAAATGGACGAACAAGCCTATTACCGCATCCATGCTGAGCATCAAAAAGATTTCGTGATAACTTGGGATAAAGGCTTCAGAAGAAGTAATATCACAAATATAGAAGGATTAGAGATTTCGGAATAA